The Streptomyces sp. NBC_00162 sequence CCGCCAGGTGGCCGAAGTCGTGGTGGAAGTCCGTCGGCAGGGTCACGTCCAGGCCGTAGTGGTGGTAGAGCTGCAGCTCCTGTTCGGGGGAGAGGTGGCGGCCGACCCCGAAGTCCGGGGCGTCTTTGATCAGGGAGCGGTCGAAGGGCACCCGCAGGGTGTCGCCGACCATCTCGCTCGGCTCCAGCGGGACGAAGGCGTCCCGGCTGAACAGGCCCGTCCGGACGGCCGCCCATTCCGGGACTCCCGTGGCATCGTCGAGGTAGACCTCGTCGATGGTGCCGATCTTGGTGCCGTTGCGGTCGAACGCCTTGCGGCCGATCAGGCTGCGCGGATCGATGTCGGTCTGCACGGTCCCTCCAAATGGTCGCAACTCCTCCGTAATGACTACAGAAGTGCATTTCGGGAGCTGAGGCCACTCGGGGAGGAGCCAGATCCTCGCTGGTAGGCTGGGTGATGGCTGTCGACCCTGTGCGGGAGAGTCCTCCGAGTGATCTTGACGGAGGCGCCGAAGGAGCAAATCCTCCCCGGAATCTCTCAGGCATACGTACCGCACGGACGAGGCCACTCTGGAAAGCAGGGGCGGGTACCGGGCGCGCAGTGCCGGTTCCCCTCCTCACCGACGGTGAAAGCCGGACCTCGCGGGTGTTCCCCGTGCGGCCCGGTGAAACTCTCAGGTTGAGATGACAGAGGGGGAGGCCGTCCGGGTGCCCGCGCCGTGGTGCCCCTCGCAGGTCATACGACCAGGAGGCCTCCGTCATGACCGCCAACCGCATTCCGCTCTCCCAGCTGGAGCGAGGCATCCCCTTCGAGCAGCGCCACATCGGCCCGGATGCCGAGGCGCAGGCGAAGATGCTCGCCCAGGTGGGCTACGGCTCCCTGGACGAACTGACCGCCGCCGCGGTGCCGGATGTCATCAAGACCACCGAAGCGCTGAACCTGCCCGAGGCGCTGACCGAGGCCGAGGTGCTGGCCGAGCTGCGCTCGCTCGCCGACCGCAACCAGGTCCTCTCCTCGATGATCGGGCTCGGCTACTACGGGACCTTCACGCCGCCGGTGATCCTGCGCAACGTGATGGAGAACCCGGCCTGGTACACGGCGTACACGCCGTACCAGCCCGAGATCTCGCAGGGCCGCCTCGAGGCGCTGCTGAACTTCCAGACCGTCGTCGCCGACCTCACCGGGCTGCCGACCTCCGGTGCCTCGCTGCTCGACGAGGGCACCGCGGCCGCCGAGGCCATGTCCCTCGCGCGCCGGGTGGGCAAGGTCAAGGACGGCGTCTTCCTGATCGACGCGGACGCGCTGCCGCAGACCATCGCCGTGATCGAGACCCGCGCCGAGCCCACGGGCGTCGAGGTCGTCGTCGCGGACCTCTCGAACGGCATCCCGGCCGAGATCGCCGAGCGCGGTGTCTTCGGCGTGCTGCTCCAGTACCCGGGCGCCTCCGGTGCCGTACGGGAGATCAAGCCGCTGATCGACCAGGCGCACGAGCTCGGCGCGATCGTCACCGTCTCGGCCGACCTGCTCGCGCTGACCCTGCTGACCTCCCCGGGCGAGCTGGGCGCGGACATCGCCGTCGGCACCACGCAGCGCTTCGGTGTCCCGATGGGCTTCGGCGGACCGCACGCCGGTTACATGGCCGTCCAGGCCAAGCACGCCCGCTCGCTGCCGGGCCGCCTCGTCGGCGTCTCCGTGGACGCGGACGGCAACAAGGCGTACCGCCTGGCGCTGCAGACCCGCGAGCAGCACATCCGCCGCGAGAAGGCCACCAGCAACATCTGCACCGCGCAGGTGCTGCTGGCCGTCATGGCCGCCATGTACGCCGTCTACCACGGCCCGGACGGCCTGCGGACGATCGCCCGCCGCACCCACCGCTATGCCGCTCTGCTCGCCGCGGGCCTGAAGGCCGGCGGGGTCGAGATCGTGCACGGCGCCTACTTCGACACGATCACGGCCCGCGTCCCGGGCCGCGCGGCCGAGGTCGTCGCCGCCGCCCGCGAGGGCGGGGTCAACCTGTACCAGGCCGACGCCGACCTCGTCTCCGTCGCCTGCGACGAGACCACCCTGCGCGCGGACGTCGAGGCCGTCTGGGCCGCCTTCGGTGTCACCGCCGACATCGAGGCGCTCGACGAGACCGCGGCCGACACCCTGCCCGAGGGCCTGCTGCGCTCGGACGACTACCTGACGCACCCGGTCTTCCACCAGCACCGCTCCGAGACCGCGATGCTGCGCTACCTGCGCAAGCTCTCGGACAAGGACTACGCGCTGGACCGCGGCATGATCCCGCTGGGCTCCTGCACCATGAAGCTCAACGCGACCACCGAGATGGAGCCGGTGACCTGGCCCGAGTTCGGCCAGCTGCACCCGTTCGCCCCGGTCGAGCAGGCCGAGGGGTACCTCACGCTCATCACCGAGCTGGAGGAACGTCTCTGCGAGGTCACCGGTTACGACAAGGTGTCCATCCAGCCCAACGCCGGGTCCCAGGGTGAGCTGGCCGGGCTGCTCGCCGTACGCGCCTACCACCGCGCGAACGGCGACGAGCAGCGCACCATCTGTCTCATCCCGTCCTCCGCGCACGGCACCAACGCCGCCAGCGCCGTGATGGCCGGCATGAAGGTCGTCGTCGTCAAGACCGCCGACGACGGCGAGGTGGACGCGGCGGACCTGCGCGCCAAGATCGAGCAGTACCGCGACGAGCTCGCCGTGCTGATGATCACCTACCCCTCCACGCACGGTGTGTTCGAGGAGCACGTCGCCGACATCTGCGCCCAGGTGCACGAGGCCGGCGGCCAGGTCTACGTGGACGGCGCCAACCTCAACGCCCTGGTGGGCCTGGCCAAGCCGGGTCACTTCGGCGGCGACGTCTCGCACCTGAACCTGCACAAGACCTTCTGCATCCCGCACGGCGGCGGCGGCCCGGGCGTCGGCCCGGTCGGTGTCCGGGCGCACCTGGCCCCGTACCTGCCCAACCACCCGCTCCAGCCGACCGCCGGTCCGGAGACGGGCGTCGGCCCGATCTCGGCCGCTCCGTGGGGTTCGGCCGGCATCCTGCCGATCTCCTGGTCGTACGTGCGCCTCATGGGCGGCGAGGGCCTCAAGCGCGCCACCCAGGTGGCCGTGCTCGGCGCCAACTACATCGCCAAGCGCCTGGAGCCGCACTACCCGGTGCTGTACACCGGCCCGGGCAACCTGGTCGCGCACGAGTGCATCATCGACCTGCGTCCGCTGTCGAAGTCGACGGGCGTGAGCGTGGACGACATCGCCAAGCGTCTGATCGACTACGGCTTCCACGCGCCGACCATGTCCTTCCCGGTGGCCGGCACGCTGATGATCGAGCCGACGGAGTCCGAGGACCTCGCCGAGATCGACCGT is a genomic window containing:
- a CDS encoding PRC-barrel domain-containing protein produces the protein MQTDIDPRSLIGRKAFDRNGTKIGTIDEVYLDDATGVPEWAAVRTGLFSRDAFVPLEPSEMVGDTLRVPFDRSLIKDAPDFGVGRHLSPEQELQLYHHYGLDVTLPTDFHHDFGHLAGDEG
- the gcvP gene encoding aminomethyl-transferring glycine dehydrogenase; translation: MTANRIPLSQLERGIPFEQRHIGPDAEAQAKMLAQVGYGSLDELTAAAVPDVIKTTEALNLPEALTEAEVLAELRSLADRNQVLSSMIGLGYYGTFTPPVILRNVMENPAWYTAYTPYQPEISQGRLEALLNFQTVVADLTGLPTSGASLLDEGTAAAEAMSLARRVGKVKDGVFLIDADALPQTIAVIETRAEPTGVEVVVADLSNGIPAEIAERGVFGVLLQYPGASGAVREIKPLIDQAHELGAIVTVSADLLALTLLTSPGELGADIAVGTTQRFGVPMGFGGPHAGYMAVQAKHARSLPGRLVGVSVDADGNKAYRLALQTREQHIRREKATSNICTAQVLLAVMAAMYAVYHGPDGLRTIARRTHRYAALLAAGLKAGGVEIVHGAYFDTITARVPGRAAEVVAAAREGGVNLYQADADLVSVACDETTLRADVEAVWAAFGVTADIEALDETAADTLPEGLLRSDDYLTHPVFHQHRSETAMLRYLRKLSDKDYALDRGMIPLGSCTMKLNATTEMEPVTWPEFGQLHPFAPVEQAEGYLTLITELEERLCEVTGYDKVSIQPNAGSQGELAGLLAVRAYHRANGDEQRTICLIPSSAHGTNAASAVMAGMKVVVVKTADDGEVDAADLRAKIEQYRDELAVLMITYPSTHGVFEEHVADICAQVHEAGGQVYVDGANLNALVGLAKPGHFGGDVSHLNLHKTFCIPHGGGGPGVGPVGVRAHLAPYLPNHPLQPTAGPETGVGPISAAPWGSAGILPISWSYVRLMGGEGLKRATQVAVLGANYIAKRLEPHYPVLYTGPGNLVAHECIIDLRPLSKSTGVSVDDIAKRLIDYGFHAPTMSFPVAGTLMIEPTESEDLAEIDRFCDAMIAIRAEIERVAAGEWPVDDNPLANSPHTAAALGGEWNHPYTRDEAVFPGGVTAAEKYWPPVRRIDGAFGDRNLVCSCPPLDEYDN